A single Mercenaria mercenaria strain notata chromosome 9, MADL_Memer_1, whole genome shotgun sequence DNA region contains:
- the LOC128559457 gene encoding uncharacterized protein LOC128559457, which translates to MQKLYRVLKPLEDWSNGIQADNPNAVYTVMEHVSKGYLQTQFISTSKSYVLVKDFAGKGRPNGAAGTKKIVEIDVEILLQHVPNCIYIDLTDAAVLDVHIPNLLDEPHNRVRRFAKAFEEVLLKPVIKQQPIPDFNTGQLIQQPDLPFKIPPQCIKEIDCV; encoded by the coding sequence atgCAGAAGTTATATCGTGTGCTGAAACCACTTGAAGATTGGTCGAATGGAATACAAGCTGATAATCCCAATGCAGTTTATACAGTTATGGAGCACGTTAGTAAGGGATATTTGCAAACACAGTTTATTTCGACAAGTAAATCTTATGTTCTAGTGAAGGATTTTGCTGGAAAGGGAAGGCCAAATGGTGCAGCAGGAACAAAGAAAATTGTAGAAATTGATGTCGAAATATTACTACAGCATGTTCCTAATTGTATATATATTGATCTTACGGATGCAGCTGTTCTCGACGTGCATATACCTAATCTGTTAGATGAACCACATAATCGTGTTAGAAGATTTGCAAAAGCATTTGAGGAAGTACTGTTAAAGCCGGTAATAAAGCAGCAGCCTATACCTGATTTTAATACAGGACAATTGATACAGCAGCCAGATTTACCGTTCAAGATACCACCACAGTGTATCAAAGAGATAGATTGTGTATAA